The Aequorivita sublithincola DSM 14238 genome window below encodes:
- a CDS encoding bi-domain-containing oxidoreductase: MKQVIQNFKTGELYVDEVPNPSISENMVLVENKFSLISAGTERGTVKVGKASLIGKAKQRPDLVAQVLQNIKKEGLKATIDKVKTKLDSLKALGYSTSGVVAASMDSNSKFRPGDRVACAGQDYASHAEVVAIPQNLVVKIPENVSFEEASFTTLGAIALQGVRQAEPRLGDKVCVIGLGLLGQLTVQLLKANGCRVFGIDLSKNLIDLAITSGADGAMLRNDSNLNTAIDNFTDGHGFDSVIITAAAPSNDPIELSAVISRKKGKVIVVGAVKMDIPRDPDFYRKELELKMSCSYGPGRYDNKYEEDGHDYPFAYVRYTEQRNMETFLDLISQGTVKLDNLITHTFDISEAEKAYDIVLGKVEEPHIGILLAYPESKTKKTSLVSVQSNAVSTINIGFIGAGSFAQSYLIPYTKKEGASLDTVVTTKGITAKNVASKFGFNKASSEARDILDNDQINTVFIATPHNSHAPYTMEALKAGKNVFVEKPLAMNYDELEEVKKVYLESNRKLMVGFNRRFSPIAEKIKSEFVGNGEPKVVNIRVNAGFLPKDHWTQHKEIGGGRIIGEMCHFIDLMQYFTDAKPVKVYAASIKTDNQNLTSEDNISITVSFSDGSIGNLLYLGNGDKSLPKELIEVFSGGKVGRIHDFRKGDLHKGNKLIKLKLDGKGHKQEVEAFLKSLKETTEAPIPFESIYLTTLTTFKVLDSLATGMAQDI; the protein is encoded by the coding sequence ATGAAGCAAGTAATCCAAAACTTTAAAACTGGAGAATTATATGTAGATGAAGTGCCAAACCCTTCCATTTCGGAGAATATGGTGCTGGTAGAAAACAAATTTTCCTTGATAAGTGCGGGAACTGAAAGAGGAACCGTAAAAGTTGGTAAGGCCAGCCTCATCGGGAAAGCCAAACAACGCCCAGATCTTGTGGCGCAAGTTCTTCAGAATATAAAAAAGGAAGGTTTAAAAGCCACAATCGATAAGGTAAAAACCAAGCTTGATTCCTTAAAAGCACTTGGTTACAGTACTTCTGGTGTTGTTGCAGCTTCAATGGATAGCAACAGCAAATTTAGACCGGGAGACCGCGTTGCTTGTGCGGGTCAGGATTACGCCTCGCATGCTGAGGTGGTTGCTATTCCGCAGAATTTAGTGGTTAAAATTCCTGAAAATGTTTCTTTTGAAGAAGCCAGTTTTACAACATTAGGCGCAATTGCTTTACAAGGCGTTCGCCAAGCAGAACCTAGATTGGGCGATAAAGTTTGTGTAATTGGCCTTGGACTTTTAGGTCAGCTTACCGTTCAATTACTAAAAGCAAACGGTTGTCGCGTTTTTGGTATAGATCTTTCAAAAAATTTGATTGATCTCGCTATTACAAGTGGCGCTGATGGAGCGATGCTTCGTAATGATTCTAATCTAAATACTGCTATCGATAACTTCACAGATGGTCACGGTTTTGACAGCGTTATTATCACCGCTGCAGCTCCAAGTAACGACCCGATTGAACTTTCCGCAGTTATAAGCCGCAAAAAAGGAAAAGTGATAGTTGTGGGTGCCGTAAAAATGGATATTCCACGAGATCCAGATTTCTACAGAAAAGAACTGGAGCTAAAAATGTCCTGCTCTTATGGTCCAGGAAGATATGATAATAAATACGAAGAAGACGGCCACGATTACCCATTCGCCTACGTTCGCTATACCGAGCAGCGAAATATGGAAACTTTTTTAGACCTCATTTCACAAGGAACGGTAAAACTCGATAATCTAATCACCCATACTTTCGATATTTCCGAAGCTGAAAAAGCATATGATATTGTATTAGGAAAAGTTGAAGAGCCACACATCGGTATTTTACTTGCCTACCCTGAAAGTAAAACGAAAAAAACCTCTTTGGTATCTGTTCAATCCAATGCAGTTTCAACCATAAATATTGGTTTTATAGGCGCTGGAAGTTTTGCGCAGAGTTACTTGATTCCTTATACCAAGAAAGAAGGGGCTTCACTGGATACTGTTGTTACCACCAAAGGAATTACCGCTAAAAATGTAGCATCGAAATTTGGTTTCAATAAAGCATCATCAGAAGCTCGGGATATTTTGGACAATGACCAAATTAACACCGTTTTCATCGCAACGCCTCACAATAGCCACGCTCCATACACAATGGAAGCACTTAAAGCTGGAAAAAATGTTTTCGTTGAGAAGCCTTTGGCGATGAATTATGATGAATTAGAAGAAGTTAAAAAGGTTTATTTGGAAAGCAACCGAAAATTAATGGTTGGTTTCAACCGAAGATTTTCACCCATCGCTGAAAAGATTAAGTCTGAATTTGTAGGTAACGGCGAACCAAAAGTGGTAAACATCCGTGTGAATGCTGGTTTCCTTCCGAAGGACCATTGGACACAACACAAAGAAATAGGTGGCGGACGTATCATTGGCGAAATGTGCCATTTTATAGATTTGATGCAATATTTCACCGATGCAAAACCAGTGAAAGTTTATGCAGCTTCAATAAAAACTGATAACCAAAACCTTACTTCAGAAGATAATATTTCAATAACAGTTTCCTTTAGCGACGGTTCCATAGGTAATCTTTTATACTTAGGAAATGGCGACAAATCCCTTCCGAAGGAACTAATTGAAGTTTTCAGTGGCGGAAAAGTAGGTAGAATACACGATTTCAGAAAAGGAGATCTTCACAAAGGGAACAAATTGATTAAACTGAAATTGGATGGAAAAGGCCACAAACAGGAAGTCGAAGCCTTTTTGAAATCTTTAAAAGAAACCACCGAAGCACCAATCCCTTTTGAATCTATTTATCTTACAACGCTTACTACGTTTAAAGTTTTGGATTCTTTGGCTACGGGAATGGCGCAGGATATTTAG